TGCCGGTGACCGGGTCGTGGTAGATCTCGACCTTGCGCTTGTCTTTGTCGAAGCCGTAGATCTCGTAGCAGTTACCGTCGGTGACCTTGAACTTGCTGATGGTGTAGCCTTCGGCCTTGAGCTTGTCCTGGAAGGCTTTTTCGTCTTGCCATTGCGAGCGCTCGGCGGTGGTGCACTGCGGCCCGGCGAGGGCCAGGGGGCTGGCGAGGACGAGGGACAACAGGAGAATTTTGCGCATGGAAAAGCTCTCAGCAGAGTTGGGAGATTTCACAGTGCTAAACCAACCTTAGTGCAACCTTAGTTGGCAACGACCCGTAACATGTTTGCCGAGGGCGTCCGCGCAAAACCCGGCATGATTTCGCCGTTTCCTACAGAGCACCAACAATGCGCCTACTCCTTGTCGAAGATGATCGTGCCCTCGGCCAGGGGATTCGCGTGGCTTTGGGAGCCGAGGGCTACACCCTTGATTGGTTGCAGGATGGCGTCGCGGCCCTGCATGCGCTGCGTACCGAATCGTTTGATTTACTCCTGCTCGACCTCGGCCTGCCACGGCTCGATGGCCTCGACCTATTGCAGCAACTGCGCGCCGAGCAACACGACCTGCCGGTGCTGATTCTCACCGCCCGCGACGGCACCGCCGAACGCATCGCCGGCCTGGACGCCGGTGCCGACGACTACCTGGTCAAACCCTTCGATGTCGAAGAACTCAAGGCCCGCGTCCGTGCCTTGTTGCGCCGTAGCCAGGGGCGTGCGCAACCGCTGCTGGAACACGCCGGCATCAGCCTTGACCCGGCAACCCAGCAAGTGCGCTACCTGGACGCGGAGATCATCGTGACGCCGATGGAGTACCAACTGCTGCACCAACTGATGGTGCGCCCCGGCAAAGTCGTCACCCGCGAGCGCCTGTCCCGCGCGTTGTACGGCTGGCAGGACCGAGTCGAAAGCAACACCCTGGAAGTGCTGATCCATAACCTGCGCAAAAAGTTATCCACAGAGCTGATCCGCACCGTGCGCGGTGTCGGCTACGTGCTGGTACTTACCCCATGAACTCGGTCCGCGCACGCATCCTCATCCCGGTGTTGGTGCTGATTCTGCTGGGCAATGCCCTGATCAGTTGGTTGGTGCTGCGCGACAGCCACCACGAAATCGAAGAGGTCTACGATGCCCAACTCGCCCAAAGTGCGCGCCTGCTGCAGGGCGTATTGCGCCAACGCGACCCTGGCGAGGCCGACTGGGACCGCCTCTATCAAGCCTTCGACCAGGCCATGAGCCGCGTGGGCGAGGAGGGCGTCGCCCACCCTTATGAAACCCGCCTGACCTTTCAGGTGTGGCGCACTGACGGCCAACTGCTCGTGCGCTCCGCCGAAGCGCCGGTGCTGGCGGCACCGCCTGCGACCCTCGGCTCCCATGACCTGATGGACAACGGCAATGACTGGTGCGCCTTTCTTCTGGCCGACCCGCAACAGGGATTGCTGATTTGGGTGGGCGAGCGCGATGACATCCGCCAGGACGTGATCCAGCGCATCATGGGCCACACCCTCTGGCCCACGCTGATTGGCGTGCCATTGCTCACGGTATTGATCTGGTTGTTCATCGGCTGGGGTCTGAAACCGTTGCGTGCGATGGCCTCGTCGATTCGCGGACGTAACAGCGACACGTTGCAGCCCCTGCATTTGGCGCCGCTGCCCAGCGATCTGGAACCCATGCAAACCGCGCTGAACCGGCTGCTGGTGCAGGTCGACAATTTGCTTGAGCGCGAACGGCGCTTCATCGCCGACGCCGCCCACGAACTGCGCACGCCGTTGGCGATCCTGCGTATCCACGCGCAAAACGCCCAAAGCGCCGAGACCCCGGAACAACGCCGCGAAGCCCTGGACTTCCTGGTCAACGGTGTCGACCGCGCCACCCGCATCGGTAGTCAACTGCTGACCATGGCCCGTATCGAACCGCAACTGAACAACCCGGTGCGCAGTCGTGTGCAACTGACGGAGTTGGTGCGCGAAGAACTGGCTGAGCTGGCGCCACTGGCCATGGAAAAAGGCGTGGAACTGGTGCTGGAAGGGGAGGAGGAGGTTTGGGTGGAAACCGAGCCCGTCGCACTGGCGATTGCGTTGCAAAACCTGGTGACCAACGCGCTCAACTTCTCGCCTGCTGGCAGCGAAGTGAAAGTGGTGATTGGTGCCACCAGCCTACGCGTGGAAGACCAGGGGCCGGGGATTGATGATGCGGAACTGGGGCGACTGTTTGAACGGTTCTACAGCCGGGGTAACGCCAACGGCGCCGGGTTGGGGTTGGCGATTGTGGAGATGATCGTCGGTAAAATTGGTTGCCGCCTGGCACTGCACAACTTGGCACAAGGCGGTTTGTGCGCACGGTTGGATTTCTGACCCGCCGCCCATGCCCTGTGGGAGCGGGCTTGCTCGCGAAGGCGGCGTGTCAGTCGATACAAGCGCTGGCTGATCCACCGCTTTCGCAGGCAAGCCAGCTCCCACACTTTGAACTGCGCCAGGCTCGGAAAATAGCCACCCCGCCAATCCCCTGTGGGAGCTGTCGAGCCTTAGCGAGGCTGCGAAGGGATCACCTCGGTGCACCTGGAAAACCGCAGCACCTGTATCTCAACCGCGCCAGTGCGGAACATTCTGTTCAATCTCAGGTCCAGTCATCACCCCATTCACACCGATAAGGACATCCCCCTGTGAAGCGAATTGCTCTGCTTTCCCTCATCACGCTGGCCCTCTGCGCCTGCCAATCCAACCAACGCAACTCATCGCCAACCCTGCTCAAAGACGGCATCCAGCTGCGCCAAAAAACCGTAGCCGTCGACGCCGACCACGCCAAAGTCATCATGAAAGCCAACGGCGGCACCAACCCCGTCGAATTCTCCATCCGCCGCGAAGGCG
The Pseudomonas poae DNA segment above includes these coding regions:
- a CDS encoding response regulator; the protein is MRLLLVEDDRALGQGIRVALGAEGYTLDWLQDGVAALHALRTESFDLLLLDLGLPRLDGLDLLQQLRAEQHDLPVLILTARDGTAERIAGLDAGADDYLVKPFDVEELKARVRALLRRSQGRAQPLLEHAGISLDPATQQVRYLDAEIIVTPMEYQLLHQLMVRPGKVVTRERLSRALYGWQDRVESNTLEVLIHNLRKKLSTELIRTVRGVGYVLVLTP
- a CDS encoding PepSY domain-containing protein translates to MRKILLLSLVLASPLALAGPQCTTAERSQWQDEKAFQDKLKAEGYTISKFKVTDGNCYEIYGFDKDKRKVEIYHDPVTGKAVKTEIKG
- a CDS encoding two-component sensor histidine kinase: MNSVRARILIPVLVLILLGNALISWLVLRDSHHEIEEVYDAQLAQSARLLQGVLRQRDPGEADWDRLYQAFDQAMSRVGEEGVAHPYETRLTFQVWRTDGQLLVRSAEAPVLAAPPATLGSHDLMDNGNDWCAFLLADPQQGLLIWVGERDDIRQDVIQRIMGHTLWPTLIGVPLLTVLIWLFIGWGLKPLRAMASSIRGRNSDTLQPLHLAPLPSDLEPMQTALNRLLVQVDNLLERERRFIADAAHELRTPLAILRIHAQNAQSAETPEQRREALDFLVNGVDRATRIGSQLLTMARIEPQLNNPVRSRVQLTELVREELAELAPLAMEKGVELVLEGEEEVWVETEPVALAIALQNLVTNALNFSPAGSEVKVVIGATSLRVEDQGPGIDDAELGRLFERFYSRGNANGAGLGLAIVEMIVGKIGCRLALHNLAQGGLCARLDF